Proteins found in one Rhodobacter capsulatus SB 1003 genomic segment:
- a CDS encoding SOS response-associated peptidase family protein, which translates to MVRGRQPEAWKAATFNARIEDAREKPAFRQVWRHGRCLVPVGDFYEWSGPKAASRISSPPPETRRTCIWRDWRAAGAIF; encoded by the coding sequence ATGGTTCGGGGGCGACAGCCCGAAGCGTGGAAAGCCGCGACGTTCAACGCCCGCATCGAGGATGCGCGCGAAAAGCCCGCCTTTCGGCAGGTGTGGCGGCATGGCCGATGCCTTGTGCCGGTCGGCGATTTTTACGAGTGGAGCGGTCCCAAGGCCGCCAGCCGCATTTCTTCTCCCCCGCCGGAAACGAGGCGAACCTGTATCTGGCGGGACTGGCGAGCCGCTGGCGCGATCTTCTGA
- the tnpC gene encoding IS66 family transposase, translating to MPDRRTSGIRRCGVPREHRPASDRHPQAEPAPGEGAGEAPAPQDLRRRIGQQLPGHRGRHPRSARRRHRRGGRDAESAQGQAEAENAQGHQDHRDQALSGADALPLRGRAEGDRPLDTQLRVIPEHYVWEKHIYFRCACNRSAACKEHKPVSAHAEGFIGRRRTITPRTVVEAVCQKFYEHSTHYRQRRRLDNAGFNVARQTLGRNATHIAGFLEPVCDELWRHVTSGHAAHMDETPLRTQAKGGCETTWLWGLCRDERGWNKEAEPAVYCEHDASRGGHVAERMLEGALIDTLQIDGWKAYNRIRRVPGQNDGVEIARCMAHARRKFTDSQKAAPSTLAKRVIKGLKAVYEVEERVYGCPPEERQALRLAEALPVLEKIRADLLRVQPDLAKGSLKTAVNYFLSGWEDLTRYVYDGRLAIDNNPVERCMRGIALSKKNSLFAGNLMAAKNWAIFYSLIETARLNGVDPFRYLSWVIDQIEKGRELTDYSQLMPWHFKAANEAPSQGKAA from the coding sequence GTGCCTGATCGACGTACATCTGGAATTCGAAGATGTGGTGTCCCGCGAGAGCATCGCCCGGCGTCAGATCGCCACCCTCAAGCGGAGCCTGCGCCAGGAGAAGGAGCAGGCGAAGCTCCTGCGCCACAAGATCTTCGTCGGCGGATCGGACAACAATTACCAGGACATCGAGGACGGCACCCTCGATCTGCCCGACGACGACATCGACGAGGAGGAAGAGACGCCGAAAGCGCGCAAGGGCAAGCAGAAGCGGAAAATGCCCAAGGACATCAAGACCATCGAGATCAAGCATTATCCGGAGCAGACGCACTGCCCCTGCGGGGGCGAGCTGAAGGAGATCGGCCACTGGATACTCAGCTCAGGGTCATCCCGGAGCATTACGTGTGGGAAAAGCACATCTACTTCCGCTGCGCCTGCAACCGCAGCGCCGCCTGCAAGGAGCACAAGCCCGTGTCCGCACATGCCGAGGGCTTCATCGGCCGGAGGCGCACGATCACGCCGAGGACCGTGGTGGAGGCGGTCTGCCAGAAATTTTACGAACACTCGACGCATTACCGCCAGCGGCGTCGCCTGGACAACGCCGGGTTCAACGTGGCGCGCCAGACGCTTGGCCGCAACGCGACCCACATCGCGGGCTTTCTGGAGCCGGTGTGCGACGAACTCTGGCGGCACGTGACCAGCGGGCATGCGGCGCACATGGACGAGACGCCGTTGCGCACCCAGGCCAAAGGGGGCTGCGAGACGACCTGGCTCTGGGGGCTGTGCCGCGATGAACGTGGCTGGAACAAAGAGGCCGAACCGGCGGTTTATTGCGAGCACGACGCCTCGCGTGGCGGGCATGTCGCGGAGCGCATGCTCGAGGGCGCGCTGATCGACACCCTCCAGATCGACGGCTGGAAGGCCTACAACCGGATCCGCCGGGTGCCGGGGCAGAACGACGGGGTGGAGATCGCGCGCTGCATGGCGCATGCGCGCCGCAAGTTCACCGACAGCCAAAAGGCTGCGCCGAGCACCCTTGCGAAGCGCGTGATCAAGGGGCTCAAGGCCGTCTATGAGGTCGAGGAACGGGTCTATGGCTGCCCGCCCGAGGAGCGCCAGGCGCTGCGCCTCGCCGAGGCGCTGCCGGTCCTCGAAAAGATCCGTGCGGACCTGCTGCGGGTCCAACCCGATCTGGCCAAGGGCAGCCTGAAGACTGCCGTCAATTACTTCCTGAGCGGCTGGGAGGACCTGACCCGTTACGTTTATGACGGCCGGCTCGCGATAGACAACAACCCCGTCGAACGCTGCATGCGCGGGATTGCCCTTTCGAAAAAGAACTCGCTCTTTGCCGGCAACCTCATGGCTGCGAAGAACTGGGCCATCTTCTATTCCTTGATCGAGACCGCGCGGCTGAACGGCGTCGACCCCTTCCGCTATCTGAGCTGGGTCATCGATCAGATCGAAAAGGGGCGTGAGCTGACCGATTACAGCCAGCTGATGCCCTGGCATTTCAAGGCCGCCAACGAGGCCCCGTCGCAAGGCAAGGCGGCCTGA
- a CDS encoding pirin family protein, with product MTFRPVLATSKAQPAIEGAGVHLHRVFGFGDPALTDPFLMMDDFRNDDPRLYAKGFPWHPHRGIETITYVLEGQVEHADSLGNRGLLGAGGVQWMTAGSGIVHQEMPFGNAQGQMHGFQLWANLPAALKMTAPRYQDVGAGDIPVEGDDDGTTVKVIIGTFWGKTGPVDGIAANPMLLDVSVPPGRRKALSVDTRANALAYVFAGSGTFRDASDPVGIKVEKEYRGQEMTLRDRTGNRTLVRFGAGDAITVQAGDEGIRFLLMTGRPIQEPVAWHGPIVMNTQEELRQALRELNDGTLIKHG from the coding sequence ATGACCTTCAGACCCGTCCTTGCCACCAGCAAAGCCCAGCCCGCCATCGAGGGCGCGGGGGTGCATCTGCACCGCGTGTTCGGCTTTGGCGATCCCGCGCTCACCGACCCCTTCCTGATGATGGACGATTTCCGCAACGACGATCCGCGGCTTTATGCCAAGGGGTTTCCCTGGCATCCGCACCGCGGGATTGAGACCATTACTTATGTTCTTGAAGGCCAGGTGGAACACGCGGATTCGCTGGGCAACCGGGGGCTGCTTGGCGCGGGCGGCGTGCAATGGATGACGGCGGGCTCGGGCATCGTGCATCAGGAAATGCCCTTCGGCAACGCGCAGGGGCAGATGCACGGCTTTCAGCTTTGGGCGAACCTGCCCGCCGCGCTGAAGATGACCGCGCCGCGTTATCAGGACGTTGGCGCGGGCGACATCCCCGTCGAGGGAGACGACGATGGCACCACCGTCAAGGTCATCATCGGCACGTTCTGGGGCAAGACAGGCCCGGTCGACGGGATCGCTGCCAATCCGATGCTGCTTGATGTCTCGGTGCCGCCGGGGCGGCGCAAGGCGCTGTCGGTCGATACCCGGGCCAACGCGCTTGCCTATGTCTTTGCGGGCTCGGGGACGTTTCGGGACGCCAGCGACCCCGTCGGCATCAAGGTCGAGAAGGAATATCGCGGGCAGGAGATGACCCTGCGCGACAGGACCGGCAATCGCACGCTGGTGCGGTTCGGGGCTGGCGACGCGATCACGGTGCAGGCGGGCGACGAGGGGATCCGGTTCCTTCTGATGACCGGCCGCCCGATCCAGGAACCCGTCGCCTGGCACGGGCCGATCGTGATGAACACGCAAGAGGAGCTGCGCCAAGCCCTGCGCGAGTTGAACGACGGCACCTTAATCAAGCACGGCTGA
- a CDS encoding DUF3696 domain-containing protein — MFDALTLHNFKAFRDVHIPLKPLTLLSGLNGSGKSTTLQALALLRQSWDAGFLSRQGFLLNGDLVELGTGVDVLNDQHEDEDIGITLFDREERAFAYRVAYEPRGDLLHFSADPNFSFYSDLEHQRGLFGHWFQYLRADRAGPEVSFPKAYHLVNERRFLGSRGQYTAHFLSLFGDEEVNPVLRHPDEAAPGLLSQVNAWFQEFSPGVGLAVEDIPRTDAVRLDYFYGGSAGISGSNPYRSTNVGFGLTYVLPILVACLASPPDSWLLIENPEAHLHPQGQAAMGQLMARSAATGTRIVVESHSDHFLNGIRLAVKNGEIPAGDVGLNFFRRPSGSSQPERIHPVVTPEGRLSEWPDGFFDQWDKSLDQLLS, encoded by the coding sequence ATGTTTGATGCGCTCACTTTGCATAATTTTAAGGCGTTCCGGGATGTCCATATCCCTCTGAAACCGCTTACCTTGCTGTCTGGTTTAAACGGGTCAGGGAAGAGCACCACGTTGCAAGCATTGGCCTTGCTCCGCCAGTCATGGGATGCTGGCTTCCTGTCGAGGCAGGGCTTTCTCTTGAATGGAGATCTGGTCGAGCTCGGTACCGGCGTGGATGTGCTCAACGATCAGCATGAGGACGAAGACATCGGCATCACGCTCTTTGATCGCGAAGAGCGGGCCTTTGCATATCGGGTCGCCTATGAGCCGCGGGGCGATTTGCTGCATTTTTCTGCCGACCCCAATTTCAGCTTTTACTCGGATCTAGAGCATCAACGCGGCCTGTTCGGCCATTGGTTTCAGTATCTGCGCGCCGATCGTGCCGGGCCCGAGGTGAGCTTCCCCAAGGCCTATCACCTCGTCAACGAGCGCCGATTTCTTGGCAGCCGCGGTCAGTATACTGCTCATTTCCTGAGCCTATTCGGCGACGAAGAGGTCAATCCGGTACTTCGACATCCCGACGAGGCAGCTCCAGGCTTGCTCTCGCAGGTCAACGCCTGGTTTCAGGAGTTCAGCCCCGGTGTCGGGCTCGCTGTCGAGGACATCCCTCGGACGGATGCCGTGCGCCTAGATTATTTCTATGGCGGGAGTGCCGGAATCAGTGGGTCCAATCCCTATCGCTCGACCAATGTCGGCTTCGGGCTGACGTACGTCCTCCCCATCCTCGTTGCCTGCCTGGCATCACCGCCTGACAGCTGGCTCCTGATCGAGAACCCCGAAGCGCATCTCCATCCACAAGGCCAGGCGGCGATGGGGCAATTGATGGCGCGATCCGCCGCGACTGGTACACGGATCGTTGTCGAAAGTCATAGCGATCATTTCCTTAACGGCATCCGCCTCGCGGTGAAGAACGGCGAAATTCCCGCTGGGGACGTTGGTCTCAATTTCTTCCGCCGGCCGTCCGGAAGCAGCCAACCCGAGCGCATCCATCCGGTCGTCACCCCGGAGGGTAGGCTCTCAGAATGGCCCGATGGCTTCTTCGATCAGTGGGATAAGTCGCTGGATCAGCTGCTGAGTTGA
- a CDS encoding DUF262 domain-containing protein — protein sequence MATQTIITDPQRMTEEGTSFGTPSGIERELPSELGNDLQIAEPFNPDDIDVTTRSMTIDLLLSRMRSKAIDLEPDFQRRRGIWTDRQQSRLIESLLLRIPLPTLYAAEDEEENWAIVDGIQRLTTITRFIDPEAIGETPLMLTGLEYLGESFNEKLFDDLPARLKRRLRETELVVHVIRHGTPQEVKFNIFARINTGGMPLSAQELRHALIPGKARNYLSRLAGLEAFKQATANSIRDERMADREMVLRFLAFSMTDPKEFRAYDFDRFLGDAMREINRLNNRDLERLEDGFTRAMESALEIFGQDAFRKRYRETDARFPINKALFETIAVSLSNLSDSERARCILRHDEVRRRMMEAMHDREFDAAISQGTGDIRKVRKRFETVLKIFKDISDV from the coding sequence ATGGCGACGCAAACAATCATCACTGACCCGCAACGCATGACCGAAGAGGGGACCTCGTTCGGTACGCCCAGTGGCATCGAAAGGGAGCTGCCTAGTGAGCTCGGCAACGACCTGCAGATCGCCGAGCCGTTCAATCCGGACGATATCGACGTCACGACGCGCTCGATGACCATTGATCTCCTCCTATCGAGGATGCGCAGCAAGGCGATCGATCTCGAGCCAGATTTCCAGCGCCGCCGCGGGATCTGGACTGATCGCCAGCAGAGCCGGTTGATCGAGTCGCTGCTCCTCCGCATTCCGCTGCCCACGCTCTATGCCGCCGAGGACGAAGAAGAGAATTGGGCGATTGTCGATGGCATCCAGCGCTTGACGACGATTACGCGGTTCATTGATCCAGAAGCGATCGGCGAGACCCCACTCATGCTAACCGGGCTGGAGTATCTCGGCGAGTCCTTCAACGAAAAGCTGTTCGACGACCTTCCCGCACGACTGAAGCGCCGTCTGCGCGAGACTGAACTCGTCGTTCACGTCATCCGTCACGGCACCCCGCAGGAAGTAAAGTTCAACATCTTCGCGCGGATCAACACTGGAGGAATGCCACTCTCGGCGCAGGAACTGCGTCATGCCCTGATACCCGGCAAGGCGAGGAATTATCTCAGCCGGCTGGCTGGGCTAGAGGCATTCAAGCAGGCTACCGCCAATAGCATTCGCGACGAGCGAATGGCTGATCGAGAGATGGTCTTGCGGTTTCTCGCCTTCAGCATGACCGACCCCAAAGAATTCCGAGCCTATGATTTTGACCGCTTCCTCGGCGACGCGATGCGCGAGATCAATCGTCTCAACAATAGAGATCTGGAGCGGCTTGAGGACGGCTTCACTCGGGCGATGGAAAGCGCGCTGGAAATCTTCGGTCAGGATGCTTTTCGCAAACGCTATCGCGAGACCGATGCGCGCTTCCCGATCAACAAAGCGCTGTTCGAGACCATTGCCGTGTCGCTCTCCAACCTCTCGGACAGCGAGCGAGCGCGCTGCATCCTTCGCCACGACGAGGTCCGCCGCCGGATGATGGAGGCGATGCACGACCGCGAATTCGATGCCGCCATCTCGCAGGGTACGGGTGATATCAGGAAGGTGCGCAAGAGGTTCGAGACGGTATTAAAGATCTTCAAGGATATCTCCGATGTTTGA